A portion of the Haemorhous mexicanus isolate bHaeMex1 chromosome 3, bHaeMex1.pri, whole genome shotgun sequence genome contains these proteins:
- the FBLN7 gene encoding fibulin-7 isoform X2 has translation MAGPRGARGRLPPLLLLLLPLLLPLPAAPAAQSCLSRQQLLAAIRQMQQLLKGQETRFSEGLRAVRSRLSTIHASLAKAAPEPPAAACPALQAPADGRKFGTKYLVDHEVHFACDPGFHLLGSSTRICQANGSWTGQEAHCAEIRECSSSPCQNGGTCLEGLNHFKCLCPPRWTGTTCQYQAQTAPPTWSVTDDPAFSRQPRCAQIAQTQQCSCDPGFHMSGTSPNGICQDLNECEVYQQQGGPRLCAHACVNIPGSFHCSCPAGYVLLGDGKSCEDIDECSLSQDNCTSGSTCINTGGGFQCVTPQCPPAAGNVSYVKTSPFQCERNPCPMESRSCHQAPKTISFHYLPLPSKLQTPAPLFRMATAAAPGRPGPDSLRFGIAGGNNRGHFVVQRSDRHTGELLLVQSLRGPRTVHVDVDMAEYLDRVFQAKHLSKITLFVSAYEF, from the exons AtggcggggccgcggggggcgcggggccgcctcccgccgctgctgctgctgctgctgccgctgctgctaCCGCTCCCGGCCGCGCCGGCCGCCCAG AGCTgcctcagcaggcagcagctcctggctgccatccggcagatgcagcagctgctgaaggggCAGGAGACGCGGTTCTCCGAAGGGCTGCGCGCTGTCAGGAGCCGCCTGAGCACCATCCACGCCTCCCTGGCCAAGGCCGCCCCCGAGCCACCCGCCG ctgcctgtcctgccctCCAAGCCCCTGCGGATGGGAGAAAGTTTGGCACCAAATATTTGGTGGATCACGAGGTTCACTTTGCCTGTGATCCAGGATTCCATCTCCTGGGCTCTAGCACACGGATATGCCAGGCCAACGGCAGCTGGACAGGGCAGGAGGCCCACTGTGCAG AGATCAGAGAGTGCTcaagcagcccctgccagaATGGCGGGACGTGCCTGGAGGGTCTCAACCACTTCAAATGCCTCTGTCCCCCGCGGTGGACCGGAACCACCTGCCAGTACCAGGCTCAGACTG CTCCTCCCACCTGGAGCGTGACGGATGACCCGGCCTTCAGCCGGCAGCCCCGCTGTGCCCAGATCGCCCAGacccagcagtgcagctgcgATCCCGGCTTCCACATGAGCGGCACGTCTCCCAACGGGATCTGCCAGG ACCTTAACGAGTGCGAGGTGTACCAGCAGCAAGGGGGACCCCGGCTCTGTGCCCACGCCTGTGTCAACATTCCCGGCTCCTTCCACTGCTCCTGCCCCGCCGGATACGTCCTGCTGGGCGACGGCAAGAGCTGTGAAG ATATTGATGAGTGCTCTCTATCCCAGGATAACTGCACAAGCGGGAGCACCTGCATCAACACTGGGGGGGGATTCCAGTGCGTcaccccccagtgtcccccggCCGCTGGCAACGTCTCCTACGTCAAAACCTCCCCCTT CCAGTGCGAGCGCAACCCGTGCCCCATGGAGAGCCGCTCGTGCCACCAGGCCCCCAAAACCATCTCCTTCCACTACCTCCCGCTTCCCTCCAAGCTCCAGACTCCGGCGCCGCTGTTCCGCATGGCcacggcggcggctccgggccgGCCGGGCCCCGACAGCCTCCGCTTCGGCATCGCGGGCGGCAACAACCGCGGGCACTTCGTGGTGCAGCGCTCGGACCGGCACAccggggagctgctgctggtgcagagccTGCGGGGGCCCCGCACCGTCCACGTGGACGTGGACATGGCCGAGTACCTGGACCGGGTGTTCCAGGCCAAGCACCTGTCCAAAATCACTCTCTTTGTCTCGGCTTACGAGTTCTAG
- the FBLN7 gene encoding fibulin-7 isoform X1, whose protein sequence is MRGKIQSQGAQGTSDAVELPRQPPPTGSRLAPGRSGSTGRSPSLSLSLFPQSCLSRQQLLAAIRQMQQLLKGQETRFSEGLRAVRSRLSTIHASLAKAAPEPPAAACPALQAPADGRKFGTKYLVDHEVHFACDPGFHLLGSSTRICQANGSWTGQEAHCAEIRECSSSPCQNGGTCLEGLNHFKCLCPPRWTGTTCQYQAQTAPPTWSVTDDPAFSRQPRCAQIAQTQQCSCDPGFHMSGTSPNGICQDLNECEVYQQQGGPRLCAHACVNIPGSFHCSCPAGYVLLGDGKSCEDIDECSLSQDNCTSGSTCINTGGGFQCVTPQCPPAAGNVSYVKTSPFQCERNPCPMESRSCHQAPKTISFHYLPLPSKLQTPAPLFRMATAAAPGRPGPDSLRFGIAGGNNRGHFVVQRSDRHTGELLLVQSLRGPRTVHVDVDMAEYLDRVFQAKHLSKITLFVSAYEF, encoded by the exons ATGCGGGGAAAAATACAAAGTCAGGGCGCTCAGGGAACATCGGATGCTGTGGAGCTCCCACGCCAGCCTCCTCCCACGGGCAGCAGGTTGGCTCCTGGGAGGagtggcagcacagggaggtccccatccctgtccctatccctgtTCCCGCAGAGCTgcctcagcaggcagcagctcctggctgccatccggcagatgcagcagctgctgaaggggCAGGAGACGCGGTTCTCCGAAGGGCTGCGCGCTGTCAGGAGCCGCCTGAGCACCATCCACGCCTCCCTGGCCAAGGCCGCCCCCGAGCCACCCGCCG ctgcctgtcctgccctCCAAGCCCCTGCGGATGGGAGAAAGTTTGGCACCAAATATTTGGTGGATCACGAGGTTCACTTTGCCTGTGATCCAGGATTCCATCTCCTGGGCTCTAGCACACGGATATGCCAGGCCAACGGCAGCTGGACAGGGCAGGAGGCCCACTGTGCAG AGATCAGAGAGTGCTcaagcagcccctgccagaATGGCGGGACGTGCCTGGAGGGTCTCAACCACTTCAAATGCCTCTGTCCCCCGCGGTGGACCGGAACCACCTGCCAGTACCAGGCTCAGACTG CTCCTCCCACCTGGAGCGTGACGGATGACCCGGCCTTCAGCCGGCAGCCCCGCTGTGCCCAGATCGCCCAGacccagcagtgcagctgcgATCCCGGCTTCCACATGAGCGGCACGTCTCCCAACGGGATCTGCCAGG ACCTTAACGAGTGCGAGGTGTACCAGCAGCAAGGGGGACCCCGGCTCTGTGCCCACGCCTGTGTCAACATTCCCGGCTCCTTCCACTGCTCCTGCCCCGCCGGATACGTCCTGCTGGGCGACGGCAAGAGCTGTGAAG ATATTGATGAGTGCTCTCTATCCCAGGATAACTGCACAAGCGGGAGCACCTGCATCAACACTGGGGGGGGATTCCAGTGCGTcaccccccagtgtcccccggCCGCTGGCAACGTCTCCTACGTCAAAACCTCCCCCTT CCAGTGCGAGCGCAACCCGTGCCCCATGGAGAGCCGCTCGTGCCACCAGGCCCCCAAAACCATCTCCTTCCACTACCTCCCGCTTCCCTCCAAGCTCCAGACTCCGGCGCCGCTGTTCCGCATGGCcacggcggcggctccgggccgGCCGGGCCCCGACAGCCTCCGCTTCGGCATCGCGGGCGGCAACAACCGCGGGCACTTCGTGGTGCAGCGCTCGGACCGGCACAccggggagctgctgctggtgcagagccTGCGGGGGCCCCGCACCGTCCACGTGGACGTGGACATGGCCGAGTACCTGGACCGGGTGTTCCAGGCCAAGCACCTGTCCAAAATCACTCTCTTTGTCTCGGCTTACGAGTTCTAG